Part of the Candidatus Zixiibacteriota bacterium genome, GTGCAGCCGATTAGGCTGGGGTCCGCGAAGCCATCGGGTGCCAAGAAGAGAGATTCGCGTCGCCGACTCATGTTCGATTTCGAGTGGCTGGACGTGCTGCCAGCGACGTTGACTGCCGTTTGGCGGTTCCTCGTTGGCATATTCAAGGCGGCCATTATCGAAGAATGCGAGGCGAAGGTGCAGGGCGGCTTTCCGACACCGGACCTTACCGGCCAGGCTTATGGATACTATTGCGCGTTTGTGGGCGCATTCCCGGCTGTGACCGAGCGAGTGACCTACACGCCCGATTGGAGCGGGGCGTCGTTCAACGGCTCGGTTCGACTGTCTGTGGCGCTCCCGGTGTACGCGCTGGTCTACCGAACGATTGTGCTGCTGATTCAACTGCCGGTCCGAAAAATCTATAGAATAACGAGAGGCAAAACTTAAGGAGGATGTAATGGCAAACAACGTGGTGGAAATTCTGAACGCCGTCGTGGGAGAACTGAAGGAGATGGCGAAAAGCGAGACGGTGGTGGGGAAGCCGATAACGGCCGGTGACAAGACGCTGGTGCCGATCATTACGATTACGGTCGGCTTCGGTGCCGGTGGCGGACAGGGGGAGAGCCAGAAGGTCGGTACCGGGTTTGGTGGAGGTGGAGGCGGCGGGATGAAGATTGAACCGTCGGCTTTCATCATTCTCGAAAAGGACAGTGTGTCGCTCCTTCCGGCCAAGCGCGGATCGTGGGAGAATATCATCGAATCGATCCCGGGTGTGATTGAGAAACTCGGCAAGGCGAAAGCGAGTTGGACATCGAAATCGGAGAAGCCGGAGGAGAAGTAGGAGCTTTCACGTTAGGCGGGATTGCTTCGTCCGGTTCGCCTATGGCGATCCCTCCTCGCAATGACGGATCATGCAATCGCACTTCGACTCCGCTCAGTGCGTCACGCTGGTGGCTCAGTGCGTTATTTCGTGGTGCCGTCAGGCGTCCTCGCCTGACGGTCTTCGGTTCCCTCCCATGTGTCGGGCGAGGACGCCCGACACCACAACCTACGCCCATATTCACGAAGCGGCGAAGCGGACGTAATCTCTGCGAAGCAATAAGAGGGACGCAGTCCCCCTCACCAAACCCAGTCGGCGATGAAGATGTTCGTTTCGTGCGGTATCTTGCCGTTACGATTTGAAGCGAACACCAACGTCTTGCCGTCGTGAGTGAACATCGGGAAGCCATCGAAGGTGTCGTTGAACGTGACCTGCTCGATCTCTTTGGTGGCCGTGTCGATCGTGAACAAGTCGAAATTGCGCCCTTTCGGGTCGTTCATGTTCGAGCAGAAAATGATATGCTTGCCGTCGGGATGAAAATACGGTGCAAAGTTGGCCGCACCGTTGCTCGTCAACTGAACCGGTTTGCGGTCTTTGAGATTCATCGTGTAAATCTCGAGTTTCGACGGGCGAATCAAGCCTTCACCCAGCAGGTCGCGATACTCTTTCAGGGCGTCACCGGTCGGGCGTGAGACGCGCCAGCAAATTGTCTGGCCATCCTGTGAGAAAAACCCACCGCCATCGTAACCCGGCATGTCGGTAAGCTGTATGATGTTTTTGCCATCGGGATCCATCATGAACAGTTCGAGGTCGCCGGTGCGGACCGAGGTGAACAGGATCTTGTCGCCTTTGGGCGAGTAGACACATTCGGCATCGTAGCCGGGTGTGTCGGTAAGCCGAACCACGTTCTTGCCGTCGGGATCGGTCTTGAATATGTCATACGCTTTGTACAGCGCCCAGACATAGCCACGCGACAAGTCCGGCTTGGGGGGACAACTGTCATCGACCAGATGAGTCGATGCGTAGATTATCGACTTGTCATCGGGCGCAATGAACGAGCAGGTGGTGCTTCCTTTGCCGGATGATATCATCTGCACGTCGGAGCCGTCGGCATTCATCGTATAGATGGCATCGCAATCGTGGTTGTCGCGAATCGACTGGAAACTCAGTTTGCTGCCGTCGTGCGAGAAGTATGCCTCGGCGTTCTGGCCGCCGAAAGTGATCTGTTTGATGTTCTTCAAGTGTTTCTCACCGGCGACGGCGAGGGGGTTGGATGAATCGGCGGGGGGCTGGGCGATCGCCAACGTGCAGAAAAGAGCCAACATCAAGGCGAGACCAGAAGTCAGTAATCTCACGTTTTCCTCCTTACAGGTATGCCGAACAAACTGGGTCCGAAAATATAGAGCGTTATACCCGCCGTAAAGCGAAAAGCTTCGTCGAGGCCCTCCGCTACGGTAAAGAATTCGGAGTACTTGGGCAGCACATCTTGCGGATGAAGACGCTCGAACATTATGTGGGAAGACTGTTGTAAAAATGTTACGACGGAGACAGGTCAGGTCACATCCTCAGTCTGTTGACGGACGCCGGGACCGGGCCGAACGGAAAAAAACGTCAATCAGAAAAGTCGTCAGAACTGGTAGCGAAGGCCGAGGTTTGGAAGCAAACCAGCATCGTAAATGTAGCCGCTGGGAGAGTCGATCATAGCGTTTGCTCGGTTAGTTATATTTGTGATGGTCGCAAACAGCTCGAGTCGGTTGAAG contains:
- a CDS encoding spore germination protein GerW family protein; its protein translation is MANNVVEILNAVVGELKEMAKSETVVGKPITAGDKTLVPIITITVGFGAGGGQGESQKVGTGFGGGGGGGMKIEPSAFIILEKDSVSLLPAKRGSWENIIESIPGVIEKLGKAKASWTSKSEKPEEK